CAGTGGTCACTTGCGTTTGGTGGTTGGTAAATTctttagtagcgcgattctctacagtttgTTCTTTCGTGTATCGGGAGTTACTGCAAAAACAGTTCCTAcgtcgcccgctagaggcgctaatcaggttttcatacaaaattttacgatAGCTAACCAATTGTCGATAGAGAATCGCGCAACGCTTTTTGTCTCATGTCATTTCATATGAGTAAATGAGACAGCATGACACAAACGCAAATAACCAAGGAAAATTGTACCACTTTGTAATGTTGCACTGTGCAGCTCAAAATACACAACATCTTTGAAATAGATTATATTGCTACATACAATACTAAAAATGActtcgaaaataataaatacataaatggaattaaatgtaaaaatcatataaatctatGCATTGATTTTtcgattataaataataattatatatgaaaaattgtattaaaaatttcatttaaatacacataaatttcaaaataatgaatatgattttttactgttacttggTCGTCcgtatttctattaaatagacCATAATTATAAACGACCTGGCTCCGTTTCAATAAACCGGTAGAGCTGTATTGTTTAAGCGATCGTAAATGTATCTACTAAAATGTAATGTGCACATCAGAATTTATCAAAGTCTTCCAAACAGGGTAAAGCAAGCTTGTACCGAAATTACAAAACATGAATtacaatgaaaaaaagaaacacTTTTGTATAtgtcaaacataatataaaacattgtgtagatacacaaacattattaaatatacacTTTTAATACACATTACTTTCttgttagattttttaaaattgttagtgTAGTACGGTTGAGAGTTGTAGATGGCGCTAGTTAGTCATGGGGCCAAGTACAGATATTCAGTCTGTATAGATTTTGCttcgcaataataatatgtactccCGAAAGATATGCAATCTCTCGCCATACATAAATAAGTCAATGTGTTTTAAAAGCGCTGATTTCATCAATCGTCGTCATACGCGATTATAcgattatttacatattttaattgcaatacATTTCAGTGTCGAcggattaatatattttacataatggCCTTACAAACCGGACTATAtgattgaatataataaaagttagtTTAACATTTATATAGAAGACGTGAATTAAATCACAACACACAAAGAGAAGCCTACCCTCTCCTCAAATAACACATCTCTTATCCACATTCATTTTGAAGTGCACATTTATGTTTCGACATCAATAATTACTAAATGTATGATGATTGTTAATGATAGCAATGGACGCGAGTGAAACAGAAACAATGAGGAATGGtataaacattgaaaatatttacaaagtgcTATTAACGTCTTAAACTTACCGAGAGACGAGCCTTAACGAAATGTACAACTTAATAGTAATTAGGTACTAGTCGATTTTGGTAAGTTGTACCAAATTGGAATAACACTGAATCTGATCACTGAGGTTATTCGTTGTGTTCACATTCCCTCGAGACGTTGTGATCATGACAAGTCATATCTTTGTGTTGAAAATATGCTACAAACTTTAAACAGTCTTCGGTTTCACTTACATATACCTAGGTATATCCCTGTCGAATCAGTGTTTTGTACTAGCGTTATAACAAACCAACTACTAAGCTTTTAAAaggacatttttattattatattcgttaTAGAGGCACAGGTTcaggaaataataaatttaaatacgtaACTATTTTCGCTCTCATACGTTATGTGTtcaaataatacctataatacaaaattaacgaGATATACATAACAATTTCGCTAGGCCATGTGTTGGTTCTCTTTCATTTTACATTCCGAATTAAAATTTGGAAGCCGGTCTTATTAATATGTACTAGTTgtcttacaaatattattcacaCTATTGAGTATAGAAGAATTAAACGTTATGAAGATCTTTTAAATGTGATTATAATGATAAagaatacttaataaaaaagtaagaatGTGAACTATATGGCAATAGGCGGAAGATTAAATAAGGTAGAGGTTTCATAGTCAGGTTGATGCACAGCGCGTTGAAGCGACAACAGTAACGCACTACACAAACAAACCTAGGAAACTCCGCCTCGAAAACAAGCTAGAAAATGAGCGATTTCATAACTCACTATAGCTCAGTGAACAACTCATTATTACGTGTAATTCATTCAAATCAAAATTAGTTCCGATTCGCGCTCAAACGACCGGCTCCAACGGTAAAGCAACAACGAAACAATGAACAGTAATTTAGTTACGCCTTATAAGCTCACTGCAGCCATATTGGCAGGTCCAACTCTCCATTCCGCATTTAATGCGATCAATGTAAATTTAGTATATCAGTAAAATTCCtatgtgataataaaatatattaaatcttTGTGCTAACTtacaataaattcattttttcataaactatatactattttatcatttttcttATGAAAAACCAATTCTAATTTACTAAGCGCGCTTGGCACGCTGCATTGGTCTGGTTAAACACTATAACTACATAGATTAGCTACATTCATATGAAGTTGTTGATGTAACTGGTTAGCTAGTATATATCACTATTGACTGACTCACTAGTATATATAAAATAGGTATCAAAATTTCGATGTTCCTTTGTGAATTACAATGAGCGCAGATATTGTCACGAGGCACATACCACCTTTCTCACTTAAAAATACGGTACAGATAACATACAAAATTCAGttagaaaatgaaattaaacttacttcaaaaacattatgtcaatcaataaaaaataaaactatactgAAATGTACAACCGCAGTTCGAATGAAATTCAAAGActatatgtaaaattttaaagtatacattaaaaaaacggttgaattagaaataatagaAATTGTATAACATTGTAGGCTTTTACAAAACCATAGATAACGTTCAGCTCAACGTGTAAGCCACAGTTTGGCCTCAGGTGGTATATGCCCAATATTGTAATAGCGTATACAGTCGGTACAtacttaacttattatttaacatcTCTAAAGCTAGCTAGTACACGCAAACAATATTTACGTATCTACCGACAATGCATAACATTGAATAACATATGTTTACACATTTAGTCAATGTCACGTTAGGCTGAACGCGCACGAGTCAGAGTCTTCAATACGGTCCCAACATATATATTAGTGGATTTTCATCTTATGAGaatatatactatattattCTGTGGTCCGTTGCATCACACGCATGCCGCGCCAGCGCATATCGACATCTGAGCCGCGAGTACTcgcaattttcatatttaatttatatatattaaatccTATGAAAcgaaagaaaatttatattaaattttatcttgATTCATAAAATTTGCCAATTGTTAAAGCGGTTATAACAACaacatataaattttaactaatagTTCTATATGTAgcatgtttgttttaaaatttaatatatttatacaattatttcacaaacatGTACAACGTCGTTTTCATGGCCTCACACGTAGGCAACTATTGCAAGCcgtcagaaataaaataattttcagagTTTAGTCTTTGCTTACTCTCTAATAATTGATGTCACATAGCTTTTACATTATCACAATATTACAAGTGCATTGTTATTGACTCAATTTTTGGGAGTGTGCGATCCAAATTTAAACTATGTATGCACAACTTAGCACTTGCCTTCACTGAAGGCATACAAATACATTGTACTGTGTAGATATCCAATTTATCGGTATCTGTACAAACGAAAccaaactaatataatatattacatatatacaacGAGGTGATATATAAAACGGCAGACTAGAGGTCGACGTAGGGAGTGGGGTCCATCTTGTCGAGGTCGGCCAGCAGCGCGGGCGTGAGCGGGTCGAGGATGTCCTCGCGCAGCATGTCGTGCAGCGGCGACGTGAGCGCCTGCTCCTGCTCCACCACCGCCTCGTGCATTTGACTCGCGCCGCACACCGAGTTACCGTTTATTAGAAAGTCTCTGTTACTGTAACTAAATACGCTTCTATCCTCTGCGAATTGTGGAGTTGATGGCACAGATTTTGAGGATATACCGTTAGGTACGTTCGAGTAATTGTCGGCCGCGAACAGCTCCCTAGAGCGGCGCGAGTCGATCTCCAAGTTGGGAGCGGTGCGTTTGTACGGCAGAGGCGTGCTCGGAACGGAACGAGAAGTGTAATATTTGTTCTTTTCTGTCACCAAGTCTGATAAATCGAATTCAATACTATTGGTGCGCTTCAGAAAATCCTCAACGTTGTCGGTGGCAGCACTGTCGTTAGCGAACGTTTGATTAAATTGATTACTTCTTTCGAGCAAGTCGTCGCTGGTCGGAATTATGGATGTCAATTGTTCATCGGAAAGCATTTGATGCTCTGGTAAGGGATCACATCCGTTACTCAATGTATCGTTCGAATTTAGCATACTTTGTGTTGCACTAGAAGTAAGTACATCGTTACTGCTGTCGATAGCGTCATAAATTTTATCGAGCGTTTCTCGGTTAAGGCCAGCTTTGGAGATGTCACAAGTGTCGGCGAGAGATCCAAAATCACAAAATTCATTGGGCACGGGTGTGGGAGGCACCGATCCTACCGGGGTGTTGTTGTAACTCAGCAGTCCCATGTTACCAATACCTGGCTTGAGGGGAACAGACTGCGATCTAAACGTGTCAGGTCCAGATCTATACACGAGTGACTCTTGGAAGAACTGACTAACTTCACTCGATAGAGGATCAGCGGACAACGGTGGGTCCCCATTGATATGATCTCTGAAAGATGGATTTGGTAAAAAATTAATGGAAAGATTGTTAGAGCCGTTCGTCATACCCGTGGGGCAAGGATATATGTTGCTCTTGTAGTGAGTGAGTATGTTCGGTGAAGGGGGCGCTGATATCGGTTGACAATTATATTTGCCTGTGCCACACATTGGAGCTTTGGGCATAAACTTCTGGTCGTTCGGTATCGCGAACTTAGAAATTGGGTCTACTCCGAGCACTAGGGGGTTGCGTCTTTTTCTTCCGTTATGTTTGGGTATGGGACGTGGACAAAGTCGAGAGCGCGGCACCGGCGTGTTCCTCGGACTCACGAAGGGGCTCGCCGCCGTACTGTGCGAGATGGGCGACGTCTGCAATGAACCACCCATCATAATCGGTTTATTAACTTTCGATGGACTCTGACCCCTCTGCCCAAAACTCAGAGGCGACTTAGACTGGAAATTACCAGGTGAATGACATCCGTCAGAAATGGGCACGAACTCATACTGTTGCGTCCTGGTGGTCGGACTCTGTGGCTCGTTGTGACAATGCCCGTTGTAGAGATGCGGTCCTCCCATATTTGCAGCATTCTGGTGTGACGCCGTGTCGTTGACGTACGGTAGTGAGGTTCCATTCTCAGTAGGAATAGAATTATTGTGCTTGTTCATGTTCATATCACTTTGATTAGCCATCATCTGGCCGTTCATTTCAGGCTCAGTCGGACCCGTGAGTGGTTTAAAAGCGCCTTCAGATATTGTAGTCTTAGGAAGTGGTTGTTCGTGCGACTTTTGCTGTGACGGCTGAGACACTTGATTCATTTGCATCGTTTGAGAACCGGACCCACTCTGGTTCTTTAAATTCTTTGCTAAAAGCTCCCTCAACTGCGATATCTTTTCGTTTTTTCCTTGACTATGGTCGTCGTGTGGGTCCTGGCCTGCTTCTAAAAAAGCAGCGGTGTTATCGGCCGTGCTCGCGTTCACCTGGCCCTCCGCCTGGTTTGCGCGCTGCTGATGAAAATACTGCAATAGTTCCTCCTCGTGCTCCTGACTGTTACCCTCGTTCAAATAATCGTCTAAATCGTGTTTATCTATGTTACATATGCTGATGACGCGCTCTCTGTTGAGAATCTCGGAGTGCTTCTCCTCGCAAATCATCCCAGTTCGAATGTTAATCCCATCTAGGCCGCAACACGAATCGGGCGTTGCGGGTCGCTCGGGCGATCCCGCCCGATCCGGCGAGGGTCCACTCGTTCGGCCGCTCGGTTTTCGAAGTTTGGTTCGTACGGACTTAGACGTCGGAGCCTTCACCGACCGTGTGGGACTCGCCGCCTCCTGTTCCTCCCGGGCCAGCGCCGCGGCGGTGCTTTTGGACCGGCTCGTTAAGTTTTTTGGATCCTCTAAAAAAGCAACCTCGGGTCGGACGGGGGCGTcggcgggcggcggggcggCCGAGGGCGCCGGCTCGGCGGCCGCGTGGCGCGCGTTGGCCAGCTTGCCGCCCATGATCTCGGCGGCGCGCATCTTCTTGGGCAGGTACTCCGTGCGCGGGAACTCCTCGGGCGCCGGCGGCGGGGCGCGCGGCGAGCCGGCGCGCGCCTCGCTCTGGTACGTCTCCAGGATGAGCTTCTTGCCGGGCAGCGGCAGGCGCGGCGGCGGCTCGGGCGGGCGGCGCCGCTGCCAGTCGCCGCGCTCCGTGGACAGGTCGAGCGACGCGTCGCTGCTGAGGTTGATGGGCACGTTGTGCGCGGGCTCGGCGGGGCGCGTGAGGTCGCGCGCGTAGGGCGGCTCGTACACGTAGGGCTCGCTGCGGTAGTCGTGCAGCGGCGCGGCGTGCGGGGGCATGGCGCCGTGCGGGGGGAGCGCGGCGTGCGGCGGCAGCGGCGCGTGCGGCGGGTGCgcgcggggcggcgcggcgTAGGGCGGGAAGGGCGGCCGCACGTCGTACACGGGCACGTAGGGCGGCTGGTAGCCGTAGCCGGGCTCCGGCGGCGCCTCGCTCTCGTGTTTCATGGGCTGGTGGTGCGGCGCGTACGACGTCGACGGCGGAGTTTCGCTCACCGCCTCTTGGGCTTTGTTCTTCTTCGGTCGCCCCGGAGTGCCTTGCGACTGccaaatttataaaacaattaatttctgGTGATACGAAGAAAAAACCGTATGAATAGTCTTCTGAAATGATATTGCCTCTCACCTGTATTTTCCTTTTGAGATGCTTTATAAGTTGTTGACTCGTGGCTTCGTCCGCGGGCGctgaaaatattgcaaaatgaGTATTGCTGTTCAGTGCAGTAAGTAGTATATATTTAATCgagtgtgtgtatgtatgtaccgtGTGTTTGCGCTAGCGGCGGCGGGGAGGCGCTGGCGGGAccgggcggcgcgtgctgcgtcACACCCGACATTAGATGTCGCGATAGCTCCAACACATTTGCGAACTTGATGCCTAAGGAAACAAATAACTCAATATTACAAACCCTGCGATCAGGATTCTTTAAATGAAAGTcaaatccaaaaataatataaagtatgtaaataatagttttttttttcctagatAAACcaaagttatttttcaaagacaGTGACACTGTCCATAATTTGGGAAGCGCGAGACACTCAACTAAAATATCATTAAGTAGCCACCTAGAAATAGAATCTGCATCAAAAGTTTCTTCGCTCAACGATAAGTTACAGATTCCGACATACGCTAGGTAAGTTCCTCAACGacaattatatacaaaaatattttcaaacctACCTAATTTTGATTCGGCCCAATCGCATACAATCCTCTCTGTTTCTCTCGACGCCACAGTAGTTTCCTGAAACAATATACCAGTGTCAATCATCAATTTATAACTCGTAATAGTCGGCGTTCAATTGCTACACGTGTCTTGTTACGTGACtactatgtatatgtatgtatgtatgtatgtatgtagaatgCGGGAATAACCGCATCTAACATACGACGCGTGCCTttgaaatatttgcaaaatCGACTATTGTTAATCTATTTTTACGGTACATGTTTTCGTATGCTTTTCACATTTTCAATTGAATAACTgaattgtttatgaaataatgtaacatggtttttaaactaaattatagtCTGCGGTTTTACTGAACACGCATTTGGGTACTAAAAGATAAGTAAAGAAAAGTTGTTAATGAACACTGAACACAAAAAATGTTCATATTTAACGCATACATTGtctagttattatttatttggctcATATACATATACTTCGGTAAGTTTTTAAAGTTTGGGTTGGACGTTATGCCTTTTTGCGACGACAAAACAATAGTAGACATCCCTAAGGTGTAATGTGCAAGGCAAATGTCAGTGTTGACGTAATGTTACAAAATTCATGTTACCTTGGATGATTCACCCAAATCCGGCAACTGCGGCACTTCCAATTTGATTTTCTTTCTTAAACCCGCGTAACAATATCTGAAAAGAGAGAAAATATGGTTTAATACGATGAAGTCTACCTGCCCTGTGCCTGTGCGATAGTGTATACGATAGCTGAAGACGGGTTTGTTTTCCGGTTCGGCCAAATTGCTGTTGATTATTTCCCATTTCTATATTAGAATATTCGCATTAAAAGCCCGTTATTTagtaacgtgcctggtatatggcaacAGGATCGCTccctataacatgggactagAATTATTGTCAAGGCATAACGAGATGAATTTTAGCGTTGATGctgtgtatgtatataaattctGTGTACTAACGTGAcgaacaaacaaaacaacttaTTGAAAAATCATAAACCACAACTCAGTTTTTTCTGGAGCATAGTATTACAAGCGTTCCAAATAAGAAC
Above is a window of Anticarsia gemmatalis isolate Benzon Research Colony breed Stoneville strain chromosome 2, ilAntGemm2 primary, whole genome shotgun sequence DNA encoding:
- the LOC142980784 gene encoding uncharacterized protein LOC142980784; protein product: MDSTSPFQPWASDDSAKNVKTERELVDDAKLHRENVNHPKHRQTASYNKESVAVPSNAPGSSSATAPGGESARGSESKMDSSKIASMQQIVENTLSQEGRQRVAQLLEAVEALSGAERLLLYLRLPTGVPQHDPLKQPINPLGSRAELQQTVTWIQTHLEVDPDVSLPKQDVYDEYIAHCMSSNMKPLSTADFGKVMKQVYPTVRPRRLGTRGNSRYCYAGLRKKIKLEVPQLPDLGESSKETTVASRETERIVCDWAESKLGIKFANVLELSRHLMSGVTQHAPPGPASASPPPLAQTHAPADEATSQQLIKHLKRKIQSQGTPGRPKKNKAQEAVSETPPSTSYAPHHQPMKHESEAPPEPGYGYQPPYVPVYDVRPPFPPYAAPPRAHPPHAPLPPHAALPPHGAMPPHAAPLHDYRSEPYVYEPPYARDLTRPAEPAHNVPINLSSDASLDLSTERGDWQRRRPPEPPPRLPLPGKKLILETYQSEARAGSPRAPPPAPEEFPRTEYLPKKMRAAEIMGGKLANARHAAAEPAPSAAPPPADAPVRPEVAFLEDPKNLTSRSKSTAAALAREEQEAASPTRSVKAPTSKSVRTKLRKPSGRTSGPSPDRAGSPERPATPDSCCGLDGINIRTGMICEEKHSEILNRERVISICNIDKHDLDDYLNEGNSQEHEEELLQYFHQQRANQAEGQVNASTADNTAAFLEAGQDPHDDHSQGKNEKISQLRELLAKNLKNQSGSGSQTMQMNQVSQPSQQKSHEQPLPKTTISEGAFKPLTGPTEPEMNGQMMANQSDMNMNKHNNSIPTENGTSLPYVNDTASHQNAANMGGPHLYNGHCHNEPQSPTTRTQQYEFVPISDGCHSPGNFQSKSPLSFGQRGQSPSKVNKPIMMGGSLQTSPISHSTAASPFVSPRNTPVPRSRLCPRPIPKHNGRKRRNPLVLGVDPISKFAIPNDQKFMPKAPMCGTGKYNCQPISAPPSPNILTHYKSNIYPCPTGMTNGSNNLSINFLPNPSFRDHINGDPPLSADPLSSEVSQFFQESLVYRSGPDTFRSQSVPLKPGIGNMGLLSYNNTPVGSVPPTPVPNEFCDFGSLADTCDISKAGLNRETLDKIYDAIDSSNDVLTSSATQSMLNSNDTLSNGCDPLPEHQMLSDEQLTSIIPTSDDLLERSNQFNQTFANDSAATDNVEDFLKRTNSIEFDLSDLVTEKNKYYTSRSVPSTPLPYKRTAPNLEIDSRRSRELFAADNYSNVPNGISSKSVPSTPQFAEDRSVFSYSNRDFLINGNSVCGASQMHEAVVEQEQALTSPLHDMLREDILDPLTPALLADLDKMDPTPYVDL